GCCAAATTCATACAAACGAGATGTGTATaaagtggtttaaatgttaagaAAAACTGTCTGGAATTCAGACTTCTTCCTCTTAATATATAACAAGAGGAGCTGTCGGAATTTAATGACGCAATGTGTAATTAGTCACTTCCATTTCTTGTCTCTGCTCATGTTTAATTATCATGCCAATGGGAATAGCAGAGATTGCTTCCACTGGTAGAGACAGATGGAGATGTATACAGGGCCTAAACTTAGTAAGATATGCAGGTCGAGGCTATAGATAGCCACAGCGAGTGAGCAACTTTTTCCAATCACGGCCGCGCTGAGAATACAGACGGAGCAAAAATAGTCGACAGGAGCCTGTGGCCGTGATGGATGTTATGATTAACTTTCGCCATGAATTTTTAAACAGTGATAATTTTGGTGAAAAGCTCTGACGCCTGCAATAATTTTCCACCGCCCTCTGATCTCTCTGCAGCAGCCAGCCTTCATTCTGGAGGGAAAGGCCCCAGTCGAGTCCAGCGGGggggatggaggaggtggaggaggaggaggcggaggaggtggaggggaggccGGATCCCTCAGCCCCGGCCCTGCCGCTCTGCCTCTGACCCAGGTAGAGAGCCCGGGGGCCTGGCAGAGCGAGAGCCTGCTGGCGGAGTCCTGGTCCACGATGGGCGACGTGGACCCCGAGGACACGAAGAGCCTCGACAGCAACGACGGGGCGGTTCTGACCGGAGAGGAGAACCACTCCTCCAACTCCGACATGGTCCACCTGGAGCGGGAGGAGGCCGAGATGCTCGAGGAGGCGGAGAAGGCGGctaaagaagaggagagggtgaggaaagcggaggaggaggacgacgaagaggacgaggagctgCAGACGAGCGTGATGAGCGTGTTGGGCGGGGAGAGGGAGCTGCTGGAGctcaaggaggaggagcaggacctTCAGGCCCCAGAAACTAAGGAGCTCCTGGTGTCGGCGGAGGAACCTCGCGTGGAGAAGGCGCCCGCAGAGTTCAGGCAGGTTGTCCCCCCGATGGCCCTGCCTCCTCTCCCTATCCTCAAGCTCGAGCCCCCTTCTGCTACAACCACCCCCGTCCCTTCAACCACAACCTCTGAAGTAGAGGAGCTTTATTCCACTCAGGGCCTCCACCCTCCTTCTATCCTCGCGCCGGTGGTAGCAGATCCTCTAGCGGCGAGCCTGGAGCAGCTTAAATTCTCACAGATTCCCCTGTCGGACGTGGACGAACATTCAGTTAAAGGGAAGCTGGAGCCACAGCCAGCTGCGCCCAAGACCAAACCTCTGAGCTCCACCGAGCTGCTGTGCGGAGGCGCTGCTTTAGTAGCTGTCGTGGGAGTAGTGGCCTACGGCGCCGTGGTCTACTGCAAAAAGTAGAAAACCTCTCGTTGAAACCCCAGGCAACCTTTCAGCGCAGGTCTTTTCTGTTTCAAGTCCTATTCCGAATGAAATATTCCATTTCACTCTCTGAATTGTGGATTTTAGTCTCCGACAACTCTCTTTGAATTGTAATTATTATCATCACACACATTAATTAGATATTTGTtccaatttgtttttgtgctacCTCAGCTCACAGCAGAGCTCATggcctttgtttttctgtttgatccCTGAGGAACCGTAGCCAGTAAAATGTAAACCTGGAGTGTAAAACTCAAGTCATGtatgatgttaaaaaaaaaaaaaaatgttgatactTGAAgtgtttgagggttttttttgtgtgtgtgtgtctcatgttACTTAAGAACAGCACGAGGGACAGAATCACCAATTCCTCTTTATGCGATATCTTACTTTATACTAGTAAAAATAAACTAGCTAGAACATACCCCACAAGTTGTTCTCGCATTATGacatattttgatattttacacatttaacacCAGAAACATTAGAATATTGTGACTTtgacaatattaaaaaatcaCATTATCACACACTTTATGGGCAATAAACCTGCTTTAACATGGAAGCTACATACTCAtattcctgaataaacaaaaaaaaaatgatatagcTTAAGTTGACGTAGTGttataaatataacaacattAGGATTAGatctgtttttggtctcttcTGACTGAACTATCTTCCTCTTAAGGTGCTAAATGCTTTATTATATGACTATTATGTGACTTTCTTTTAGCTATAACATAACCAGGATAACAGAAAACTTACcagtatttcatttttctttctttttgtggcCTGAAGAGGGTATTTTGTCATCATGTTCCAGCACAACGGATCTGTATCTGATGGCACAGAgggaaataatgaataataagtAGTAAAAAACCAATGTCATTGCATTATAAACATCTGTGCATTCAATTAGATATCTGTCTCTTTTAGCTttagaataaagagtggactgcgtaaaagataaataataagataaaaacaaagatagaacagaatagaatagaggttatgcattgacgtcactgccgcacCAGGCCACGCCCCCTAGTGGCAAACACAGTTAAATGCATTAGTGAATACAGCGaaactgggaaaaatgtggattatcagatcaaattaaagataattaaactcgacaatgatccatatgaactagtatggatttggaaaagtggaatagcctcagtttcaggtttgtttaagttagttttgggtcatttcagttatgataaatgtagctaaataaaagatgctttactgagaagtaacattagccaaaTAAAACTGTAGCGTCCAACcggatgttaaaaggatgatgacgtgtgatcacaaatattgtgtttagtattttattgttattcgTTGTTGGAACTAAAATAGTGACTGTCGACCGTAACTACACCGAAAcgacaacatccacaaacttaaacttaagaagtaacttaaggtttgacttcatcaaaaaaaatacagcataaattaaaattaccTGACTCTAAATGAGAACAACAACACCATGTTTGGGTGCCTGGATTCCggttgtttctttgtaatgcagCGGTTCacttacttctcttttctttggctttctTTGCCTCCCTGAccgcttttcaaatctgttggttcagtcaatcgcacaacggctcttccccattttttaaaaaaacaaatcagttttaCAAcgtagacgctattaaagcctacgattcaaactaatgctgctaatctccacgttcaACTGTTGCTTAtcgccactcagtggccgtaaccatggagacgtcgcTAGCGGTGACGTCACGCGCATACCCTGCATAGAATAGACAAAttgaattgcaaaaaaaaaaaaaaaaaaaaaacgaattgcAAATTGATAATGGTTGTTGGATATTGCGCCAAGTAATTAGTGAATGGTGAgagtgttgaaccttgaggagTAATAATATCGCACATATTACgagtgttcattgtggagcctatcagcagcaggaaggaaagacctcCTGTATCTTTCCTTCACACAGCGAGGCTGGAGCAGGAAATTATAGGAAATACTGAGCCAGATAACCAGACCAGCTGTTTATCCTTCCACCTCTCTTGGTGCGagctctgacctttgacctctgtgtGCGAGGACAGCAAGTGGTGTGGACTGAAACCCATGGAGTAAAAtagttttcccctttttttctgtatacGTTCAGAGTGAGATGTATAGTAAATATAGAGATACAGGAAATCTGGAGGACGTAATGAGGGGGGTTACAGCTCTGTCCTGCCATCTGCTGCTCAGTCAACACCATTACAGTGATTTagcaaacaacataaaaaccgACGTTAACCTCAGGACACGAGAACTTCCTGTTCAGTTTAAGATTATTAACCAAAAGGATTTAAAGGACAAACTGCTAGTGGTATCAACATGACATTTTACACCTGATACTGCAAATCATTCCTGCAAACTAGTGCTTTAGTTTGTGTAGCAGCTACAACTTGGgtctaatataataataataactgctgAAAAAACACCTTGACcttgtaattttattttgaccGTAAACGAACAACAGCAAGACACAGAAAGACTGTCCGGACCAGCGACACAAACACGATCCCATGGATAATGATTATATTTCTGCGGTTACACCAGCTTTCAGTCTAATAGACTAATTATACGCAAGTGGTTTGTCACTTCTTGATTTTAATCGAGTGCCGgtaaataaagaagaacaatGGGGTTGACTGTGCTGCGGTTAGCCTGCCGTTCCCACACCGCTGCCAACATGCATGCAGCTATTGAAGTTAGAAGGGGAAGGAAAATGCTTCTTTGTTTGGACAGATACAGCTGCAGCTTGTGTGCTCTGCCACAAAATAGAGCGCACCTTCACAGATAAGCAtgtatctctccctctctttgtatttttcctccAACTTCCatgtctttaaaaacacacatgtaacCACACAGGTAATGGAAAAATCTTGTCTGTGTggtgaataatataatataatataatatattatattataatataatataatataatacaatataatataacaaaaagtaaaataaatctgcacaatacaatatgatagaataaagtagaatagaatagaacagaacaatgaaaaacacacatatggaatagaataaaaacactgtaatataatataatataattcattttttttttcacattcactttcCTGTCTCTTGGAAAAATTCCAGAAGGCCTCAGCAAAAGGGACGTATAAATATTTTCATGGTAGCTAGTAGCTCGTACCATGAGGCTTTTTTATCAACGTCGCAAACTCTTTCCGAATTACGGAGAAAATGACCTTTACCCTGCAGCTCCAAAAAGGAGAAAGCAGATGAGTACTGGGGGAAAATGGGATTGTTATGAGCCTCACGATGACTCTTGATGTCGTTTTCACGTCTTATTCAATGTACCTGtactttttcatttagttttatttcggCTGATACTGTCCTAGGCCTCATTtgctcatttgtgtgtgttcaacaataaaaaattaagtttaaaaacatatatcatagaaagaaaataaaacagaaaagagaaaatacactCTATATTATGAGGTAGAATGAACACAAatattgtaatataatataatataatataatataatataatataatataatataatataatataatataatacatttaaatggtGTGCTCTAGCCCTGCACAGTGATGTTTCAATAGCCTGTTAGCTTGGTAGCATTAGGGTCGTATGAATTTAatcaattaaaaagaaactgcCCACATTTTGAGAAAAGGTCAAACCACAACAAAAGCTATTAAAACGTCACACTCTGGGCATTATGAATGTGCACTATACGTCAGGCTAATATATGATGATTTCACTGGAGAATAgtgttaaagagaaaaaaaaaacaggtagaaaagtgtgaatttgaaatgtattagcatatttttttttttctagaagaGTATCCTACGTTACTTCCCTTTTTGCAAATGAGTGATTCAAGCGATTCCTTTAGTTATCAACTAAAGATGATCAGTGACTACTATATATATAAGACTAAAGAACATAAAACGCACAAGGAACCAAAACACCAGCCTAGTGGAGTAAAGCCCTCATCCCACACGGTGCCAACACCAGCACACAGCTGTCAGGCTTCAGCTGCAGCCCGACAGGTTGTGGTCTTTAATTTATGGAGTTTCACCCTGAATGGAAACAGGGAAAGAAGGAGTGGGAGAGAGGACGAGGTTTGtggttctttgtttttatcagcCTGCTGCACAGGCAGGAAACACGCTCGCACACATACACCCGTTCGTGCATTGCACACTCACGTCCATAATTGCgtgcttgcacacacacacacacctgcaaagAATATGATAATTCACTGTGacaagttgtttttctttactggTGGAACAGCACCAAGCACTTTAGAGAGTAAAAATCAcccagaataataataatgtaatacaaATCACAACTCATCAGAGCGACGGTGTAACCTGACAATACCACTTTTACTCATGCTATAATCTGTGCATCtccatttctttgtttcctcGATTTTTCCAGCTCAGCGCTCGGCTCTGGGCTGCCATCACGCTGTAACTGAGCTGAAAGGGGAACTTCAGGAACAAAGTCGGTTGATATTTAAAACTGCACGCCCCAGATAAATGAACTTCTCAAAAAACCCTGTGTTTATTTGAACAGGAGGGTTGGCTTTGcgggggtttaaaaaaaaaaaaaaaagggcacgCACTGACTTGAACAGCGATGCCCACATTATTAACCATTAACTTTTACTATCACCTTTATCTGAGGCTGAAGTTTTTACAACGTAATAAAGTAGTAGTCGATTGGAAATTTAAATAGTTGCAACATTTTCAGCTTTGCATGAAACAATTGTATACACCTGTAGATTGTCTTGTGCCAGGGGCTTGAGGGTCTGATAAGACTATGCAAACTATAAAACTGAAACAGCAGAATAAACTCatgtcaaatgtaaaaaaaaaaaaaaaaacttactgaAGTGGAACAAAAGTTAAGAAATAAGTGAAAAAATGGGCATTTtgctattttgttttaaattaaatctaaatatatcaCATAAAATATGTATGGGGGGCAAATTCTCAAATCAAAGCAGCACATAAAGTCgatatttattcattgtaatTGCCAGCTCATTAATGCCCAGGTGATATATTGTTGTACACTTCTGCAACAAATTCCAAATGGGAAATTTCCTGCACATCTTTAGGGTAAAAATTTTAATTGTCAAGAAAAGCTCATAACTGGACAGCCCGAACTATAGATGTGTATAGTAGATTCATATCAAGCTAATATGCAAATTCTCAGGTCAGGCTAATAATTGGTGGTACATTCCGGGGTCAAGTGTGCAATAACAgaggttttttgttgtttgcagaTTGTGATCTCCactgtgaaagaaagagaaaggggggcgaatgggggaggaggggtgatgCTCAAAAGTCTATCTCATCTGTGCTTacgaaaaaagaagaagtattCATTTAAATTGACCGGCCTCTCTACCTATTTATGTGACTGAATCCCGAGGTACTGGGAGGTCTGTATATATACCCGTCCAGACCGTGCACCTGCGTCAGTAAAGCAGCGTTTACCTATTCGCACAGAAATGACCTCAACTGAGGGAAACACTCCGACGACGTACAAGTTGGTGAGTTGTAAGGCTGCTGTAAAGTAAATGTTCATCGCGGatattaagtttttttttttggatcattttattgtggattttcttttacttatttaagacatttattttgatttatgtgTATTCTTATACTGTTTCTGTTCCAGACAACCTTGGACAACGACATCAACCAACACTTTCAGGATGCGATTGATGTGATTCAGCAGCATTCAAGTAATTCATACTATGATTCAGGTACACATTAACATTTGTTTAATTCTTTGTTTacatttcctcctttttaatgttttaatttgacgtcttttccttttcagattACACCTACTACGAGACTCTGGGCGCGCAGCAGCCGTCTCTTCAATGTCAGATCTCCTGCTGCCTCGTCACGCACCAGTCGGACGTCCCAACTCCTGTATACGACTGGAATGACACAGCTGTGAGTATCGAGAAAAAGCACGAGTACGTGTGTCTGAGAAAAGGCTGTATGAAAAGTTGACTTTAAAAGCTTCTCTTTCAGCAGCAGTCTTGGCCTCAGACCATCCCAGACGTCTCCTTGAGTCACTCGTTGCAGAGTGAATCCCCACATTTCTACTCCATCTTACCACCGCAGAGGAACAGCAAAGGTGATAATTTTTAATATGCTCACAAATAATCACCAGTTCTCATATTTCTGCTTGATCAGCCCTAAAACAAGACGTATCTCCTTCCTCTCAGGGCGTAAGAAGCTCAGGCTTTACGAGTACCTCCACGAAGCTCTGAATGATCCCAGCATGGGAGACTCAATCCAGTGGACGGACAGCGGCACCGGCACCTTCCACTTTGTCTCCAAGAATAAGGAGAAGCTGGCCGAGTGCTGGGGCCAACGCAAGGGCAACCGCAAGACCATGACCTATCAGAAGATGGCGAGGGCTTTGAGAAACTACAGCCGCACCGGCGAGATCATCAAAGTGCGTCGCAAGCTCACCTACCAGTTCAACCCGGACATCCTGCACAGACTCGGTTCCACGCAGGTGTCCGTGCACCTGCCCTGCCACGCGGCGCAGGAGGAGGTCCACACCCAGCAGCAGAACCCGGCAGAGCAGAGCTACTGCGGCTCCACGGCGGCGGACTGGCACAACTGGTACGCACACTACCAGCTGCAAGAAGACTACGACCTGGCCTCGAGCTTCACCTCATACAACTCGTCCAAACTCTGAGCCGGAGTTTTCgcacagaaggaaaaaagacGAAATCCTTTAAACTGTGaaagtttgaagagtttcaCAGACTCAGCGCATGTCATTACATGTTAAACTATTAATGAATTGACAAAAAgtgtcattattttcagttttactgtaatttaagtTGTAAATATGAGTGAACAGAATGTctagatttaaataaaactttgtttgttttttaaatatattgttctGTAGCAGTTTCCAGTAgagtgtgcatgtttttttaacatactgtatcatttaataaaaaaaaaaattaaataagtgtAAAGCCTGAAtgcattattttaaatttgttggtTCAACGTGGAGGAATAACACTGTACAGtacttgtaaatattttttaataatttctaaGATAAAATTAATCAATCGATCTCTTTAATTTGAAAGATATTTTACctacttttttctgtttgtttggtttaaGTCAGCTCCGTCTACATGTTTTACTGTACGTTACAAAACCTGGATTGTGTTGTGAAATCGttgacaattaaaataaaatgtgcattatTAAGAAAAAGGAACCTATGTTAAACAATCCAGACCAAAAAATACTTACACAGAATTTTAAGTTTACTTTAGAGAaattacacatactgtatattcaccCCCAAATGTGCAAATATGCAGACGATTAACTATATTTTACACGTTTTGGATACGAACATGTaaccaataataatattaactaCATTTAATATTAACCTCTTAAGGTGCTGGAAGGTTAAATTAGTCTAAAACCTACCCCAGAATAGATCAGGAATGTATTCTTCTTTTGCATAATATGGTcattatatataaacaaacCTTTGGCAACATTTTGCTATTCagattatacatatatatatatattattatcattattattattattttttgcagaaTGATTCACTTAATATTGCTTGGTTCCAGTGGCTTGAAAGCATtgctccaacacacacacacacacacacacacacacacacacacacacactggcattACCATACAAATATTCATATGAGTGTGTTGAAAGATTTGGCACTGTCTCCATTGTAGTGAAATATTACAACAGGCgcacaaaatatgaaattaagACACATCCTGTGAGGAAAAATATGTCAGcaagtgtgtttttcctgaAAAGAGAGCATTGTGTTGAAGCTGCCTCCAGGCCAGGTCTTATCTGGTTCAGCGGGGAGGATGTGGTCAGTACTGGGAGGCTTTGTTGATGGGTTGACTGGTGGAGGTGTTGGGGCTTTGTGAGATGGTGGACATTGTTCCTGTGGGCCCAGGGTAGAAAACGTCTGGTGTTATGCAGAAAAGCTCGCTCCTGTGGGGGGTATAATAAGAGCCCGGGCACTCGAGTGTCTCAAAGTCAGTTGCGTGAAATTCGCCCAAACCGCAAGGACTGTGCTGTGTTAGAGTCAGCCTCATCAGTGATGGTAAAGGGCAGCCTATGTCTCTTTAGTATATCTGTCTATCGATAGAACCTCAAGGCTATTTAAGCTGCATTCAAGGCttgttttgaattattttttgactttttgttttttttttgcaggacaCTCAGACTGATTTGGAGGTGATCTTAGAGTTCCTAGAGGAGTACtacagacaaaacacagcacagaATGGTAAGAGAGAAAGGGCAGGGATGAATTTATTCTACATTTTAAGCTAAGCTTTTtgaataacctttttttttgtcagcagaCAAGGTGGCCTGGACTTCAAGCGTgcctgtggatgttacatgcGAGCAACGTTGGACATGCTACGAGCCACATGTAAGCATGTCTGTGTTAATGCTTTTGTTCcacatttataaagaaaaaaaaagaagaagaacatgtcAATCTGCTGTtgatatcattttattttatatgttcaAAGAACATAAAACCTGCACCTCAGCCCTTCCTGGCAGAGGATGCCCCAGCAGCCCTCGGCCACAATACAACAGCATCATTGTCTGAGCGTGGTTCACTGCCAAACTTTGTATCAACAAAACAATCCAGCAAACACCCAGGCACAGCGACGGGGAGTGGTGAGTTCTCCTTTTTTTGGTCACTAGATAATGTTATTGTCCCTGTTGCTATTAGCCTGGGGGAAACAATACCAAGAGAGCAAATAAGAGACCTTCCCTTTACCGTAAAAAACAATGGAGCTGTGCATGGCTTCGCTCAGTCGCTGTTTTTACATATCTATCTGATAACCGCAGTGTTTACAGCTGAAGCCTCTCCACTAAATGGTATCCATGAGTGAAGAGATTTGCTGGGAATAACTGTAGTTGAGGAAATGACTTACGGTAACATGCATTAACTGTTATAACACAGCTGCctaaaaatattctttaaatCTACTGCGCCGTACTTACAGTTTGCTCCATGGCTGCAGGCAGAAAGGTGCGACTCTTTCACTTCTTGTTTGAGATGCTGGAGGATCCCAACATGGCCCACTGTTTGGCCTGGGTGCCAGCAGCCGCCGGCGTCTTCCGCTTCTCCTCCAGGAATAAAGATCAGGTGGCGGCGCTCTGGGGCCAGAGAAAGGGCAACAAGAGGCCAATGACGTACCAGAAGATGTCCCGGGCGCTCAGGAACTACGCCAGGTCCGGAGAAATCTTCAAGGTGAAGAAGAAGCTCACCTACCAGTTCAGCAGAGACACCCTGATGTCGCTGCAGAAGAGTCAGAGAGGAGACTTCATGTAGCTCGTCTCTTTACGTGCTCCGTTGTCCTGTTTTTAACGTCTTTCTGCATTATTAGTGTGATGAATTGCATTTCATTCTTGTTTTGCTTGTGgtgtaaatatgaaaaagaaataaactattttagCTTTGGTCGGCACTTTCTCTCAAAAGGACATCAGCATGCTCACGTTGTCGCATGGTTGAGGTTATTATTCTGGTGCATTTAAACAGAGATGCATTCATTAAAGGATCAATTTCTGGGACTTTTTCATGTTGGAAGCTGATCAGTTAcgtatgtatttttatttctcttgcaTATACACGacaggccaaacgtttggaagcGCTTTAACAACCTCATGGCATATCCAAAAgggatatttgtatgcagaTTCTCAAAAGCCAAAGGGTTAAAGTGAacaatgcaaactgtgatttgtttttgttttttttgtttttttttttactacactgaagttgtgactcttctcgaccctaaaactaagcccttcttttcttttgctgacttTTATTAAACAATGTTCTGGTAATATTAATGTACACCTAAAAATGGTTCCTATCAATAACAGCTAAGTCTGATCGTGCAGTAAATACATATAACTCACAGCTGTTTTTAAGAAAGGAACTGCTTGCTTCTAAACTTTTGGCCTCTAGTGTACGCTCCTGTTCTGGCTTCACTCCAGACCACAGGGCTAAAAGAGCTGATTTACAGAAATACAATCTACAATTTTTGAACAATTTTTAGGACAATCCCTGCACTAAAACTTAAAGTTAGATCCAGATTCAGAAATCTTGTCCCCGGGGGCCAATTTAAGGCACGAGCGAGCAGCATGACGTGGAAGTACGAGACACttaaaatgttataaatgttttaactcCAAAACTGTCCATGGAAGATCTAAACATGACTGTAAGAGTAAAATGAACAAATTGCAAATGTACACAGGAATTACAGGGATTATATATGTTATTGCAGAGGTAGTAGgagtcttaaaaataaaaatgagaataaataaaatttaattaaatttgtcaCATAATTAAATACTTAAACGTGTACATGCACAATGGGTTGACTCAGCTTAAGATTATCACAATTGTATTTTATGTTCATTTCCTGCTCTAAGagtcttttaaaaaatgctttagattttttttttattctcaacGTTTAAACCGGCGGACTAAAAAATAACGACAAATTATACTCTACTACTTCCTTTCCCGTAATTTCACGACGACACCGTTAATCGTGCAAACTGCATTTCAGCAGATCTCGTGCACACTCGGCCTTTATTTACTGTAGTGATTTAACATGCAAAACACATGGTTACCTTACTGTATGGTGCCAAACCATAACACATTGTTGTAGATTAAAGGCcactgcacacacgcacacacatgcacacacaggtgTCTGGAGTTACTGCAGCTTACCAAGCCTGCTCAGGTTACAGTTGAACATAAGTTCACAGAACTGCGTGTACTAAGGGGAATACGACAGGAATAAATCAGATAGAAATGTAAACCAAGTCAAGTTTTTGCATGCCCACTCATTCCACTGGTGTAACATATAACATAAAATCCCTGCGGggtaatttactttaattttgAAATGCATTTGTCCTTTAAATACTACTGAGCTTTCACTTAATAAGAATTAATTTGCAGTAAGAGACTTGGCTTGGTTGCTGTTATTTCTCACCTTCTCCTGTATTCCgtctaaaatatttaatttatgatgccattttcaaaataaaagttttgagCGATTTCAACTACAGTTTCTACTACTTACTTTACCCCGCATCACCGAGATAAAAGAGCCACACAGCTGCCTAATGTGCCTCTGGATGCGTTGACAAGTGCATCTgagcatgtgttttgtgtgaacGTAAGAGTTTCAGGCCGTTAGAAGCCAGAGGGTGTCAGTGTAGTCCTTCTCAATGACGCCTCCGGCTTCTTTTTAAACTTGGCCCGTGTGCGCTGTGACCTCATAGCTAAATCGCCTCTGTGATGTGAACTCGC
This portion of the Mugil cephalus isolate CIBA_MC_2020 chromosome 22, CIBA_Mcephalus_1.1, whole genome shotgun sequence genome encodes:
- the si:ch211-214j24.14 gene encoding MAP7 domain-containing protein 2 isoform X1, with amino-acid sequence MRPPHPLTFQETVQRPRIKQPAFILEGKAPVESSGGDGGGGGGGGGGGGGEAGSLSPGPAALPLTQVESPGAWQSESLLAESWSTMGDVDPEDTKSLDSNDGAVLTGEENHSSNSDMVHLEREEAEMLEEAEKAAKEEERVRKAEEEDDEEDEELQTSVMSVLGGERELLELKEEEQDLQAPETKELLVSAEEPRVEKAPAEFRQVVPPMALPPLPILKLEPPSATTTPVPSTTTSEVEELYSTQGLHPPSILAPVVADPLAASLEQLKFSQIPLSDVDEHSVKGKLEPQPAAPKTKPLSSTELLCGGAALVAVVGVVAYGAVVYCKK
- the spi2 gene encoding transcription factor Spi-B isoform X1 translates to MDTQTDLEVILEFLEEYYRQNTAQNDKVAWTSSVPVDVTCEQRWTCYEPHNIKPAPQPFLAEDAPAALGHNTTASLSERGSLPNFVSTKQSSKHPGTATGSVCSMAAGRKVRLFHFLFEMLEDPNMAHCLAWVPAAAGVFRFSSRNKDQVAALWGQRKGNKRPMTYQKMSRALRNYARSGEIFKVKKKLTYQFSRDTLMSLQKSQRGDFM
- the spi2 gene encoding transcription factor Spi-B isoform X2, with product MDTQTDLEVILEFLEEYYRQNTAQNDKVAWTSSVPVDVTCEQRWTCYEPHNIKPAPQPFLAEDAPAALGHNTTASLSERGSLPNFVSTKQSSKHPGTATGSGRKVRLFHFLFEMLEDPNMAHCLAWVPAAAGVFRFSSRNKDQVAALWGQRKGNKRPMTYQKMSRALRNYARSGEIFKVKKKLTYQFSRDTLMSLQKSQRGDFM
- the si:ch211-214j24.14 gene encoding bcl-2-like protein 13 isoform X2; this translates as MGDVDPEDTKSLDSNDGAVLTGEENHSSNSDMVHLEREEAEMLEEAEKAAKEEERVRKAEEEDDEEDEELQTSVMSVLGGERELLELKEEEQDLQAPETKELLVSAEEPRVEKAPAEFRQVVPPMALPPLPILKLEPPSATTTPVPSTTTSEVEELYSTQGLHPPSILAPVVADPLAASLEQLKFSQIPLSDVDEHSVKGKLEPQPAAPKTKPLSSTELLCGGAALVAVVGVVAYGAVVYCKK
- the spic gene encoding transcription factor Spi-C isoform X3; protein product: MTSTEGNTPTTYKLTTLDNDINQHFQDAIDVIQQHSNYTYYETLGAQQPSLQCQISCCLVTHQSDVPTPVYDWNDTAQSWPQTIPDVSLSHSLQSESPHFYSILPPQRNSKGRKKLRLYEYLHEALNDPSMGDSIQWTDSGTGTFHFVSKNKEKLAECWGQRKGNRKTMTYQKMARALRNYSRTGEIIKVRRKLTYQFNPDILHRLGSTQVSVHLPCHAAQEEVHTQQQNPAEQSYCGSTAADWHNWYAHYQLQEDYDLASSFTSYNSSKL
- the spic gene encoding transcription factor Spi-C isoform X2: MTSTEGNTPTTYKLTTLDNDINQHFQDAIDVIQQHSNYTYYETLGAQQPSLQCQISCCLVTHQSDVPTPVYDWNDTAQQSWPQTIPDVSLSHSLQSESPHFYSILPPQRNSKGRKKLRLYEYLHEALNDPSMGDSIQWTDSGTGTFHFVSKNKEKLAECWGQRKGNRKTMTYQKMARALRNYSRTGEIIKVRRKLTYQFNPDILHRLGSTQVSVHLPCHAAQEEVHTQQQNPAEQSYCGSTAADWHNWYAHYQLQEDYDLASSFTSYNSSKL
- the spic gene encoding transcription factor Spi-C isoform X1 — protein: MTSTEGNTPTTYKLTTLDNDINQHFQDAIDVIQQHSSNSYYDSDYTYYETLGAQQPSLQCQISCCLVTHQSDVPTPVYDWNDTAQSWPQTIPDVSLSHSLQSESPHFYSILPPQRNSKGRKKLRLYEYLHEALNDPSMGDSIQWTDSGTGTFHFVSKNKEKLAECWGQRKGNRKTMTYQKMARALRNYSRTGEIIKVRRKLTYQFNPDILHRLGSTQVSVHLPCHAAQEEVHTQQQNPAEQSYCGSTAADWHNWYAHYQLQEDYDLASSFTSYNSSKL